The genomic stretch ttatttttttaaaataattataataaagaattataatttatgtatacatatatttttcgtaCTTTTAGATGCTGGTAACTGTCGCAGAGCGTCAAACGCGTTATAGAACGGTTTAAATTATAGCTACCAGATTTACGTTATAAAGGAAATAGTAAAAAggatcttaataaaataaaacagggATAAAAGAAAATTGCAAATTTATCAGAgcaagaaattatattaaaaaaaaaatgttggctTGAGGCAAATAAATAGAGATTGGAAGCCCGCAGAGATAGGCTTACCGTCCGGATGTCACGGCAGTATATGTATATGCGCAATCCCATCCGATTCCGATCCCATGACGTCCTCCCGAAAATACGGAGTGTGTACCATTTTTTAATGGGTATTCGGGCGTCTTCAGCGCCGATGAGCACCACATCATGTGGAGTAAAAGCGTTAAGCGTTCTTacagtaaaaaacaaaaacagagaGAAGATAAGAATCAGGATGTTTGCAATAGCAAGATAAAGAAGAATAAAAGAGAAATTCGAGCCACTTTATGCAGAAGTCaactaaaaatagaaaatcaaGTTTCGTTCAACTGtcacaaagttaaaaaattgttGCCCTTCAAAGTAATTTAATACGTTGCAAACTAAATAATTGAACTTCAGATTCCAAAGATGTACAAGCATTGAGGTCATCAGGTGCTACTCCCTTAAGAAAAACTATTtcttttaaagattatttttaaaaagatcttattcaatatataatctGATTCTCTTAAATTACAATACAAGAACGTTAACACAATTTTAACGTGAACGTTCACAATTagcaaaagataaattaaaaaaaaacatggctGATACCGACATTACCATGTGTCATTAATATCCAATTTCTCATTAAGTCTCAGTctataaacataaacattatgAGATAAATTGATATTAGAAGAAATTAGGTTTTTTCTTCATGGTGACATAAGCCACTACAACAGGTAGAAGTGAAATCAAATCAGTGAATTTTAAGATTTACAAAAAACCATGTCAAAGGCAAACCGGGATGTACAAAGACTATATTGTCACATAAAACCGTTAGTTTGAATTTCTTCCgtgtctcgtgatgtaaatattaGCGCGTTCAGTAAGGAGTATAATCCTGCTACGGACGTGTGCTCCCGAGCTGGCACCGGTAGTACCGGCGTAGTCCCGAACTCCTGTAATACGGCTTAATACGGTTTTGGTGCAATCGATTCCGCTCCAAGCTCTGAGCGGCTCGATTTACTCTGCATCTGATCTACCGCATCTATCATGGGAAGTTTTCGGAGGAATTGTTTGGGTTAATCCCAGTTGCAAATTTAACCTTTGGACATTGCATCAAAATTTCAAGTTCCGAGAAAATCCACAATAGTGCGATTATTAAGACACTTTCTCGCTCGCACAACCAATCTGTGGAATTAGCTTTTACCCGCTGTTTTTTTCGAACATCAAGGAAAGCAATCAAATTTTTTAAATGCCGGCAACGGCTAGCCCACCGGTGTTTCAGATGTCCATAGGCGTCATGAAGAAAAAAAGCAAAATTGAATTTGACATTGGACGTCCCTACTTTCATGGACATTCTCCTATGCATTTGTTATTGCCTATGTGAattcaatatttgttatttcaataagttctaataaagttattttcgttgaattaaatatttttggtttaattttacaactacaaaatcaaaataaactttattcaactaggctttatgaaaatataaattattgcaaaaaGTCACCCcaatcacctcctaacggaaaTACGTCGAATTACGAATAACCCTATTAGTATAATACAGGTTAACATAAcgtttttagaatattttatttatagatatcgaGCGGtgtatctttttatattattgataaaatttgctAATTGATAAAATCCTTATTTTTGCAACGTTAAAactagtatgaaataaatatttagtgggTTTGGTTTTTCTAATTCACTTAGACAAAAAgcagataatttaaattattttaatacatgatTTTAGATTAAATCTACTTCGAGCATGCTAGAATAgtcacatatttttataaatttcattgattATCGTAGCACGAGGTGAACCGgtcgtttataaatatacaacatatataatattgtgataaaatatatatgtagtgcgcaatttaatttaaattgaaaatgttttggACTCCTCTATTATtggtagttttaattttattactatgttTTTACGTTAATTATTTGTCTAAAGACGAAAATTTTGACAAAATCCCAGGACCaaaaggaatatttatttttaataatggaatCGATTTCATGATGGAATCAGGTAAGATGTAATGCTcgttcagtattttttattaaactagcaTTTATAGAcctatatattgtaatttcaaatgtttatatattttttagttgcACTGTTCGCCTATTTTCGTGATTTGACAAAGAAATACAAGGatctctttaaattaaaattatttaatttgaagttTGTCGTTATATATAACCCAGAGGATGTCGAAGTAAGTACATACGTTATTCAATGGATCTTAACGCTTCTGGTTTTGGTATGAGCGTTAATAatcaaaggttttatttaattttttacacacatacatacatacagattcACTCGCTCACTCACAAACACACATAGATATAAAAGCGTAAGTGTAAGCGCGCAAATATAcgtttcttatattatattatattttatcacttaGTATATCAATGCAGAGATAGATTTAAACGCAGCTTGATAATGAGTTTAaaacttgaatattttaatgttttattacctttattttattattacctcTTTCAGGTAGTACTTACTAGTacgaaatataatgaaaaaggTTATTTGTCTTTTATACTGCGACCTTGGTTACATGATGGCCTGCTTCTAAGTGAcggtaatattttaaacatacatatagtatacTACATGGTTTCCTTGGCATCTGTGACTTATTCTATTTTACGAGCTAGGAGCTAAGTGGCATCAGCGTAGGAAAATCCTGACACCAGCATTTCACTTCAACATACTCCGGCACTTCAGCACCATATTGGTGGAGAACAGCGAGAGGTTGGTGGAAAGGCTTCGGTCAGAAACAGATAAGTCGGGAACGAAGATATACCCCCTCATCACTGCCATGACATTAAGTTCTATATGTGGTGAGTTACCATTTATAAGCTATTAttatgtagtataaataaattatatatatcgaATTTGTCATTGCCACGAATAGCATAGTAGGGCATTACTTAGTCTGAACTCTATTTAGCGCATTGATAAATCATCGGACGGATTGTGAAAGACACTTCTAATTTACGTAAATCATAAAGCAAAACGCTACTAATCTGGGATACTACATCATTTCATTACAcggtgtaaaacaaagtcgcttaccgctgtctgtctttatgtatgctgagatctttaaaattacgcaagggttttgatgcgattttgtttaatagatagcgtgattcgaggagaaggtttttgtatataaaacatggataatatagttatatattatatttagtatcatcatTGCACCCGAGAAAGGCACCCGCCCGcccctgtatatatatattttttttttagaaacagCCATGGGTACCTCTTTAGATAAAGGAACAGAGGACATCGGGATAAAATACAAAGATGCAATACATACACTGGGAACATATCTACTTTATAGAGCTCAACGATTTTGGCTCCATCCCATGACACTGTTTAACTTAAGCGCTGTTGGGAAAAGTCAGAAGAAATTATTGAACGAGATTAGTTCATTTCGTGACCACGTTATTAAACAAAGGCGGCAAAATGGGACTTACAAGAATTTGTACACAGACGTTATGAACGAGGGAGAGAATGACTTAATAGGTCAGAAGAAACGATTAGCCATGCTCGACTTGTTACTAGAAACGGAGGAGAAGGGAGACATAGATGTCGAGGGAATTAACGAGGAAGTCGACACGTTCATGTTCGAGGTTagtgtttattaattaactttttgtaTGATCATgtgatatttaataactaatttgtatgcatatatttatggagccaatatttatttgtagtttttattgtttatttttagggTCATGATACAGCTGCATGTGCTCTTCAGTTCGCATTTATGTTGATTGCAAATTATCCAGAGGTTCAGGTACGATTTCGGTAAATGATCTTTcgataatatcaaaaataaaataaattttattctagataagattatttaattaaactaaacgttgaaagttacaaataattataaaacatgccTTATTAAGATACAatgttttctaataaaatattgtgattaaaattatttcaggaCAAAATACTAGAGGAGTGCCGACAAATCTTCGGCACATCAGATCGGAAGCCTACGATGTCCGACTTAGCAGATATGAAGTATTTGGAATGTTGCATCAAAGAGACGTTAAGGCTCTACCCGTCTGTGTATTTCATCATCAGATATTGCAATGAAGAATTAAAATTGAGTAATTAACACGTAGTTTTTTAACTGATTGTTTATAAGAGAATCGATATTAGTAACGATATTATTACCGTTAGAAAACAGATAAAGAACAACTTCGACCGCCATGTTTAAGGCATAATGGACattccaataattattatatctaataaaatagataataattattcgttcaaaatataatagtacaaattattatgattaattggGTACAGAATATTTACCTCCTTGTGGTGTGAATGGCAAACGAgaaggctcatctgatggaaattGACTACCACCAtccatggatgtggatggagtTGCCGGCATTTAGTAAATTTGTATGCTGTTTTTGTAAAGATTGCCAAGTCCTAtcagtttaaataattttatcaaaaagtgataaaaaaaacTGCCGGtagaaaataattcaaaatcgGGCTTTTGTGAAAATTCGACATTTTTAGACATCTAAGTGGTGATCATCGAATTTTAACGATCAGCGAATTTTTAGCGATATCTGAAAGTTCAGTAGTAAGGATTAATCAAAATCATTCTTTCCCTTGAAAAATGCGATAGAAGATGTAGAATAGTAGTCAATTAcgtttcatatatgtataaattaaataatatttcattattgctTTTAGAAAACTACGTGTGTCCAACTAAAACGGACTGTGCTATTATGATCTTCGACTTGCATCGTCGTAGTGATCAGTTCGTCGAACCTCTCAAGTTCCGGCCAGAGAGGTTTCAGGAGGAGCCCACTTGGCACCCATTCGCTTACGTACCATTCAGTGCAGGACCCCGGAACTGCATAGGCAAgtgaaatttcaataaataaattattgatttttatacttttataactttaaatgttAGCTTAGGCAATCATTGAAGTAAATGAATTCGATACTAATGTGACCTCTTTGGAGAATTTTTTTAAAGgcatacatgaaaataaataaagcatgaTTTTGAATGCTTTATTggattttcaatatatttcatattctatttaatatttaatgaacttGTGGTGACAGGTCAAAAATTTGCCATGATGGAAATGAAGTTGGCGATATCTGCGGTTCTTCAACAATACCGTTTGTTACCAGTTACTAAGCCGGAGGACATCGTCTTTATAACCGACATCATCTTACGACCAAAGGATCccatttatgttaaatttgaaaaacgttaataataataaaattaataatatcaagcACGTTTTCTTACTTTATATACCCTTAATTATGTTAATCAagataatcactacatagtataaaacaaagtagctgtctctgtctctatatcccaatatatgcttaaatctttaaaattacgcaactgattttgatgcgatttctttaatagagtgtttcgagaggaaggtttttgtatatacatgaacaatatagtaaagaaacaagaaaaaataactatagtgtatttagtatcagcattgcacccgtgcgaagccgggcgtgtcgctagttgttatataaataggaagtaggtatatttaaaaatatttaaaaaaaaacaaataacaccaaaacacaaaacaaaagctacgaagagaagtataaatctatatattaatgttcaaagAACAATTTCCTAACAtttagtaattgaggacttacatcttccatcaaaatcaaaaaatcaaaatcaaaatcaaagtatactttattcaagtgggcttttacaagcacttttgaatcgtcatttaacaattacgtgaagctaccaccggttcgaaaagtagattctaccgagaagaaccggcaagaaattcagtagttactctttttcaacatttaaaaaaatacagtcatgttagttaaattttaagttaatacaattattaaattaatat from Vanessa cardui chromosome 1, ilVanCard2.1, whole genome shotgun sequence encodes the following:
- the LOC124531831 gene encoding cytochrome P450 4C1-like — translated: MFWTPLLLVVLILLLCFYVNYLSKDENFDKIPGPKGIFIFNNGIDFMMESVALFAYFRDLTKKYKDLFKLKLFNLKFVVIYNPEDVEVVLTSTKYNEKGYLSFILRPWLHDGLLLSDGAKWHQRRKILTPAFHFNILRHFSTILVENSERLVERLRSETDKSGTKIYPLITAMTLSSICETAMGTSLDKGTEDIGIKYKDAIHTLGTYLLYRAQRFWLHPMTLFNLSAVGKSQKKLLNEISSFRDHVIKQRRQNGTYKNLYTDVMNEGENDLIGQKKRLAMLDLLLETEEKGDIDVEGINEEVDTFMFEGHDTAACALQFAFMLIANYPEVQDKILEECRQIFGTSDRKPTMSDLADMKYLECCIKETLRLYPSVYFIIRYCNEELKLKNYVCPTKTDCAIMIFDLHRRSDQFVEPLKFRPERFQEEPTWHPFAYVPFSAGPRNCIGQKFAMMEMKLAISAVLQQYRLLPVTKPEDIVFITDIILRPKDPIYVKFEKR